In Streptomyces sp. NBC_00878, a single window of DNA contains:
- a CDS encoding ATP-binding cassette domain-containing protein has protein sequence MTTTTSHSLAIAAKGLRKAYGDKTVLDGIDLTVPAGSVFALLGPNGAGKTTAVKILSTLISADVGDLHVGGHDLATDPQTVRAMIGVTGQFSAVDGLITGEENMLLMADLHHLSKQEGRRVAAELLERFDLTEAAKKPASTYSGGMKRRLDLAMTLVGSPRIIFLDEPTTGLDPRSRHNMWGIIRELVSDGVTVFLTTQYLEEADELADRIAVLNDGKIAAEGTADELKRLIPGGHVRLRFTDPAAYQSAAVALRETSRDDEALSLNIPSDGTQRELRSILDWLDSAGVEADELTVHTPDLDDVFFALTGGTDTPNQSKENAR, from the coding sequence ATGACAACAACGACCTCGCACTCACTCGCCATCGCGGCCAAGGGGCTGCGCAAGGCCTACGGGGACAAGACGGTCCTCGACGGCATCGACCTGACGGTGCCGGCCGGGTCCGTGTTCGCGCTGCTCGGGCCGAACGGCGCAGGCAAGACCACCGCCGTCAAGATCCTCTCCACTCTCATCTCCGCCGACGTCGGCGACCTGCACGTCGGCGGTCACGACCTGGCCACCGACCCCCAGACCGTGCGCGCCATGATCGGCGTCACCGGGCAGTTCTCCGCCGTCGACGGGCTGATCACCGGCGAGGAGAACATGCTCCTCATGGCGGACCTGCACCACCTGTCCAAGCAGGAAGGGCGCCGGGTCGCCGCCGAACTCCTTGAACGCTTCGACCTCACCGAGGCCGCGAAGAAGCCCGCCTCCACCTACTCCGGGGGCATGAAGCGCCGCCTCGACCTCGCCATGACCCTCGTCGGTAGCCCGCGGATCATCTTCCTCGACGAGCCGACCACCGGACTCGACCCGCGCTCGCGCCACAACATGTGGGGGATCATCCGCGAGCTGGTCTCCGACGGCGTCACCGTCTTCCTCACCACCCAGTACCTGGAGGAAGCCGACGAACTCGCCGACCGCATCGCCGTGCTCAACGACGGCAAGATCGCCGCCGAGGGCACCGCCGACGAGCTCAAGCGGCTCATTCCCGGCGGACACGTCCGGCTCCGTTTCACCGATCCGGCCGCCTACCAGTCCGCCGCCGTCGCCCTGCGCGAAACCTCCCGCGACGACGAGGCGCTGTCGCTGAACATCCCCAGCGACGGCACCCAGCGCGAGCTGCGCTCCATCCTCGACTGGCTGGACTCGGCCGGTGTCGAGGCGGACGAGCTGACCGTGCACACCCCCGACCTCGACGACGTGTTCTTCGCCCTGACCGGCGGCACCGACACCCCCAACCAGTCCAAGGAGAACGCCCGATGA
- a CDS encoding ABC transporter permease, with product MSAPLAPTRPTRISLAVRDSSTMLRRNLLHAWRYPSGTLNLLLTPIMLLLLFVYIFGDVMSTGIGGADRSDYIAYIVPGILMMTIGGTVIGAAVHVSMDMNEGLIARFRTMAIHRSSVLVGHVVGSVLQCLMSVVLVGAVGVAIGFRSADATALEWIAAFGLLALFSLALTWIAVGMGMASPNAEAAANSAQPLILLPLISSAFIPADTMPGWFQPIAEYQPFTPAIETLRGLLLGAEIGNNGWIAIAWCVGLTALGYRWSTASFNRDPK from the coding sequence ATGAGCGCCCCCCTCGCCCCCACCCGCCCGACCCGGATCTCCCTCGCCGTCCGCGACTCGAGCACCATGCTGCGCCGCAACCTCCTGCACGCGTGGCGCTACCCGTCCGGGACCCTGAACCTGCTGCTCACGCCGATCATGCTGTTGCTGCTCTTCGTGTACATCTTCGGCGACGTGATGAGCACCGGCATCGGAGGCGCCGACCGCTCCGACTACATCGCCTACATCGTCCCGGGCATCCTGATGATGACCATCGGCGGCACCGTGATCGGGGCCGCGGTGCACGTCTCCATGGACATGAACGAGGGCCTCATCGCCCGCTTCCGCACGATGGCCATCCACCGCAGCTCCGTGCTCGTCGGGCACGTCGTCGGCAGCGTGCTGCAGTGCTTGATGAGCGTGGTCCTCGTCGGTGCAGTCGGCGTGGCCATCGGCTTCAGGTCCGCGGACGCCACGGCCTTGGAGTGGATCGCTGCGTTCGGGCTGCTCGCGCTGTTCTCCCTGGCGCTCACCTGGATCGCGGTCGGGATGGGCATGGCCAGCCCGAACGCCGAGGCGGCTGCCAACAGCGCGCAGCCGCTGATCCTCCTCCCGCTCATCTCCAGCGCCTTCATCCCGGCCGACACCATGCCGGGCTGGTTCCAGCCGATCGCCGAGTACCAGCCGTTCACCCCGGCCATCGAGACCCTGCGCGGCCTGCTGCTCGGCGCCGAGATCGGCAACAACGGGTGGATCGCGATCGCCTGGTGCGTCGGCCTGACCGCGCTCGGCTACCGCTGGTCGACGGCGTCGTTCAACCGCGACCCGAAGTAA
- a CDS encoding BTAD domain-containing putative transcriptional regulator, with amino-acid sequence MTTDLTLLPRVAYRGREVTAPRLRGLLALLAGDLRAGCSTERLVAGLWPDELPERPGKAVQVLVSRARAQLDADVLVSTPTGYRLALAEDQVDSSALLLHAAASADRARAGDHAGSLAAAEAGLALWEGTPDPDGDDDPVAALRTERAPVRGTLVRAQALALARLGRHSEAAGPLAVAAAEHPRDEEVLTELLRGESATAGPSAALIRYEAYRRELRDEFGTDPGAGLKAVQRELLSGEAPVVRHGVPHEPNPLLGRDEDIAEVERLLHASRAVTVVGPGGLGKTRLAYAVSRRAEQRVVYFVPLAGVTADADVAVEVASALGAGEGRSGAVSGNAPADPVTGILGVLGSGPALLALDNCEQVIRGAADLVQALVSSSKDLQVLATSRAPLGLTSEAVYALPELGLDTSVELFTQRARAARPGVELPPDAVDGLCRHLDGLPLAVELAAARVRVLSVPEIARRLGDRFALLRGGARDAPERHRTLHAVVEWSWNLLAEDARTALRTLSVFPGGFSGEAAEQVLGEDALFLLEQLAGQSLLTVADTPAGVRFRMLETVREFSAARRAEAGEEDEAVGRFLAWARDFGVAYHDVLFGSDARASWERIKAEQDNLVLALRYALARADGPATAAVTAVLAALWSTGTNFPRLTALTEDTGPPLSHYRPEPAYVEVARTAAVLGTATVFMGPGPRAIRQLVTLRRLPPAPPDTLMRATAVVLSATPEIRPPDYHVMRGLCDSEQPLLSGIAECVACYVWEFEHDIDRALVSARRSVAGLAPVDNPSVQLMVHSRLSELCLRTERGEEAYEHLKAALRELPRLGDGHDYIGIRSLLVIACLQRGDPDEAEYWLQQAESDNAPQQDDFYRLDLCGRAELALARGLTEVGLGLWRGTMERMLAAGPPRGGDDAGLDPWVLVIQSVAVTAHAYADRLGLVAEAVGRLRQRLRTLLSDPVGSPAELPLFGTVLHALGMTGLASGDTSAVRMIALAERLGVLREFQPTMSATRARQAAENADGAAYADAVSEYAALGRDELREAARTVMAVTSGRG; translated from the coding sequence ATGACCACCGACCTGACCCTGCTGCCGCGCGTCGCCTACCGTGGACGGGAAGTCACCGCACCCCGGCTCCGTGGTCTCCTCGCGCTGCTCGCGGGCGACTTGCGCGCGGGCTGCAGCACCGAGCGGCTGGTGGCAGGGCTGTGGCCGGACGAGTTGCCGGAGCGGCCGGGAAAAGCTGTGCAGGTACTCGTGTCCAGGGCGCGGGCGCAGTTGGACGCCGATGTCCTCGTCAGCACGCCGACCGGATACCGGCTCGCCCTCGCCGAGGACCAGGTCGACAGCTCCGCCCTGCTGCTGCACGCCGCCGCGAGCGCTGACCGGGCCAGGGCCGGGGACCACGCGGGATCGCTGGCCGCCGCCGAGGCCGGACTCGCCCTGTGGGAGGGCACCCCCGATCCCGATGGGGACGACGACCCCGTAGCCGCGTTGCGCACCGAGCGCGCCCCCGTCCGCGGCACGCTCGTACGCGCGCAGGCGCTCGCGCTCGCCCGGCTGGGGCGGCACTCCGAGGCGGCCGGGCCACTGGCCGTGGCCGCCGCGGAGCATCCGCGCGACGAGGAAGTGCTCACCGAGCTGCTGCGCGGCGAGTCGGCGACGGCGGGCCCGTCCGCCGCGCTGATCCGGTACGAGGCATACCGCCGTGAGCTGCGCGACGAGTTCGGCACCGATCCCGGCGCCGGACTCAAGGCCGTACAGCGGGAGTTGCTGAGCGGAGAGGCGCCCGTGGTCCGGCACGGTGTGCCGCACGAGCCGAATCCGCTCCTCGGGCGGGACGAGGACATCGCCGAGGTGGAACGGCTGCTGCACGCCTCCCGCGCCGTCACCGTCGTCGGGCCCGGCGGCCTCGGCAAGACCCGGCTCGCGTACGCCGTCAGCCGCCGGGCCGAGCAGCGGGTGGTGTATTTCGTGCCGCTCGCCGGCGTCACCGCGGACGCGGACGTGGCAGTGGAGGTGGCCTCCGCGCTCGGCGCGGGCGAGGGACGGTCCGGCGCCGTGAGCGGCAACGCCCCGGCCGACCCGGTGACCGGCATCCTCGGTGTGCTCGGCTCCGGGCCCGCGCTGCTGGCGCTGGACAACTGCGAGCAGGTCATCCGGGGCGCCGCGGACCTCGTGCAGGCCCTGGTCTCGTCCTCGAAGGACCTGCAGGTGCTCGCCACCAGCCGGGCCCCGCTGGGCCTCACATCGGAGGCGGTGTACGCGCTGCCGGAGCTTGGCCTCGACACCTCGGTCGAGCTGTTCACGCAGCGGGCCCGGGCCGCGCGGCCCGGCGTGGAGCTGCCGCCGGACGCGGTGGACGGGCTGTGCCGCCACCTCGACGGGCTACCGCTCGCCGTGGAGCTGGCCGCGGCGCGGGTACGGGTGCTGTCCGTGCCGGAGATCGCCCGCCGTCTCGGCGACCGGTTCGCGCTGTTGCGCGGCGGGGCGCGGGACGCGCCGGAGCGCCACCGCACGCTGCACGCGGTCGTGGAGTGGAGCTGGAACCTGCTCGCCGAGGACGCCAGGACCGCGCTGCGCACGCTGTCCGTCTTCCCCGGCGGCTTCTCCGGCGAAGCGGCGGAGCAGGTGCTCGGCGAGGACGCGCTGTTCCTGCTGGAACAGTTGGCCGGTCAGTCGCTGCTCACCGTCGCCGACACCCCGGCAGGCGTGCGGTTCCGAATGCTGGAAACCGTACGGGAGTTCAGCGCGGCCCGGCGTGCGGAGGCGGGCGAGGAGGACGAAGCCGTCGGCCGATTCCTCGCCTGGGCGCGGGACTTCGGGGTCGCGTACCACGACGTGCTCTTCGGCTCGGATGCGCGGGCCTCCTGGGAACGGATCAAGGCCGAGCAGGACAACCTCGTACTCGCCCTGCGGTACGCACTGGCCCGTGCGGACGGTCCCGCCACCGCCGCCGTCACCGCCGTCCTCGCCGCTCTGTGGTCCACCGGCACCAACTTCCCCCGCCTTACCGCCCTCACCGAGGACACCGGCCCGCCGCTGTCGCACTACCGCCCCGAACCGGCGTACGTCGAAGTCGCCCGCACCGCCGCGGTGTTGGGCACGGCGACCGTGTTCATGGGCCCCGGCCCGCGTGCCATACGCCAGCTCGTCACCCTCCGGCGGCTGCCTCCGGCCCCGCCGGACACGCTGATGCGCGCCACCGCGGTCGTGCTGAGCGCGACCCCCGAGATACGGCCTCCCGACTACCACGTGATGCGGGGGCTCTGCGACAGCGAGCAGCCGCTGCTCTCCGGCATCGCCGAGTGTGTCGCCTGCTATGTCTGGGAGTTCGAGCACGACATCGACCGCGCGCTCGTCTCGGCCCGCCGGTCGGTCGCCGGACTTGCGCCGGTCGACAATCCGTCCGTGCAGCTCATGGTGCATTCCCGGCTGAGCGAGCTGTGCTTGCGGACGGAGCGGGGCGAGGAGGCGTACGAGCATCTCAAGGCGGCCCTCAGGGAGTTGCCGCGGCTCGGCGACGGGCACGACTACATCGGTATCCGCTCGCTCCTCGTCATCGCCTGTCTGCAACGCGGCGATCCCGACGAGGCCGAGTACTGGCTGCAACAGGCGGAGAGCGACAACGCCCCGCAGCAGGACGACTTCTACCGGCTCGACCTCTGCGGGCGCGCCGAGCTCGCGCTCGCCCGCGGGCTGACGGAGGTCGGGCTCGGCCTGTGGCGCGGCACCATGGAGCGCATGCTCGCGGCCGGTCCGCCGCGCGGCGGCGACGACGCCGGGCTCGACCCGTGGGTGCTCGTGATCCAGTCGGTGGCGGTGACGGCGCACGCGTATGCCGACCGGCTCGGGCTGGTCGCGGAGGCGGTCGGCCGACTGCGACAGCGGCTGCGGACGTTGCTCTCCGATCCGGTCGGCTCGCCCGCCGAACTCCCCCTGTTCGGCACAGTGCTGCATGCCCTCGGCATGACAGGGCTCGCATCCGGCGACACCAGTGCCGTACGTATGATCGCGCTGGCCGAACGGCTCGGCGTGCTGCGGGAGTTCCAGCCGACGATGTCGGCGACGCGCGCCCGGCAGGCGGCCGAGAACGCCGACGGGGCGGCGTACGCCGACGCGGTGTCGGAGTACGCCGCCCTGGGGCGGGACGAGTTGCGGGAGGCGGCCCGCACTGTCATGGCGGTTACTTCGGGTCGCGGTTGA
- a CDS encoding DUF4232 domain-containing protein: MTSNRRRTSAVSAALVGGAMLMTACQGTETDAAKNASSTPAGDSATASGSAIVDDGRSSAEGSDEEVSDGEGSDGGRKAVRTCGANDISWSTKSETQAGGYILITAKAESGITCALPAALPRVDFGADGTEAGPAEKSVGGQITLSGGTTAYAGVNPKSADGDAGKELDRIIIAIGNDDPNPVFLPVETVTVDDPIVTNWHTSAADVLRALP, translated from the coding sequence ATGACCAGCAACCGTCGCAGGACCTCTGCCGTCTCCGCCGCGCTCGTGGGTGGCGCCATGCTGATGACCGCGTGCCAGGGCACGGAAACGGACGCCGCGAAGAATGCGTCGTCCACTCCTGCCGGCGACTCTGCGACCGCTTCCGGCTCGGCCATCGTGGACGACGGTCGGAGCAGCGCCGAGGGCTCCGACGAAGAGGTTTCCGACGGAGAAGGCTCCGACGGAGGGCGCAAGGCCGTGCGGACCTGTGGCGCCAACGACATTTCCTGGAGTACCAAGTCCGAGACCCAGGCCGGGGGATACATCCTGATCACCGCGAAGGCCGAGTCAGGCATCACCTGCGCCCTGCCCGCGGCACTCCCGAGGGTGGACTTCGGGGCGGACGGCACCGAGGCGGGCCCGGCGGAGAAGTCCGTCGGTGGGCAGATCACGCTGAGCGGGGGAACCACCGCGTACGCCGGGGTGAACCCGAAGAGCGCCGACGGAGACGCGGGCAAGGAACTGGACAGGATCATCATCGCCATCGGCAACGACGATCCGAACCCGGTCTTCCTGCCGGTCGAAACCGTCACCGTCGATGACCCGATCGTCACCAACTGGCACACCTCCGCGGCGGATGTTCTTCGCGCCCTCCCCTGA
- a CDS encoding dihydrofolate reductase family protein yields the protein MTASYTFDVFSSLDGFGAAGGDWTGYWGKQGPELLDHRLALYDEEQRMVFGANTYRAFARMLASSTEESEVRDPWVTRMRSLPATVVSTTLEGSLDWPDAEVVSGDAVDVVARLKKESEVPLRSHGSLSMNRALMAAGLVDRVQVTLFPVITGRTGLDPIFQGAADFDLELIEHRTLDGHTQELTYRPTLHV from the coding sequence ATGACCGCCAGCTACACCTTCGACGTCTTTTCCAGCCTCGACGGCTTCGGGGCCGCCGGCGGCGACTGGACCGGCTACTGGGGCAAGCAGGGCCCCGAGCTGCTCGACCACCGCCTCGCCCTGTACGACGAGGAGCAGCGGATGGTCTTCGGGGCCAACACGTATCGGGCGTTCGCGCGGATGCTGGCCTCAAGCACCGAGGAGTCCGAGGTGCGCGACCCATGGGTCACCCGGATGAGGAGCCTGCCGGCCACGGTGGTGTCGACCACACTGGAAGGATCCCTCGACTGGCCGGATGCGGAGGTCGTGAGCGGCGACGCCGTCGACGTCGTCGCCCGGCTCAAAAAGGAGTCCGAGGTGCCGTTGCGCTCGCACGGCAGCCTGTCGATGAACCGGGCGCTGATGGCCGCCGGTCTGGTCGACCGCGTCCAGGTGACGCTCTTCCCTGTGATCACCGGCCGGACCGGGCTGGACCCGATCTTCCAGGGTGCGGCCGACTTCGACCTCGAACTGATCGAGCACCGGACGCTGGACGGCCACACCCAAGAACTCACCTACCGGCCCACCCTGCACGTCTGA
- a CDS encoding aromatic ring-hydroxylating dioxygenase subunit alpha, with protein MLRREDNERVTRTGPGTPLGQLMRAYWQPVALVSEMSDERPVKAIRIMGEDLVLFRRDDGPASNGPASDLPASDGDETVRPQSSAGAGPVAGPWGLVGRYCAHRGVDLSYGRRENGGLRCLYHGWLYGPDGRCLEQPAEPEHSNFAAKVRIPSYPCVERNGIVFAYLGTGAPPPFPAYDCFRAPEEYTFAFKGWWECNWLQGVEGGIDPSHVSFLHRFVGEDPREVYGQQFSEEVEGTGKKLSELVGDNFRPDIEVESAEHGLRVFALRELTEDVRHVRITNLVFPNAFVVPFGNGKVFCQWHVPIDDENHYWFMILYDFEEVTDKDTLLAQRLAEVSLPDYRPLRNRSNDWGFDPKEQRELTYTGMGLDINVHDQWAVESMGPVQDRTVERLGVSDRAVTANRRLLLKAITSFESGHPVPGLPIDARAAEELTGPLAIDTITPTDGWEEAWRRRESERRARSPWAGREVTGAQR; from the coding sequence ATGCTGAGACGCGAGGACAACGAGCGCGTTACGCGCACCGGCCCGGGCACCCCCCTCGGACAGCTCATGCGCGCCTACTGGCAGCCCGTCGCCCTCGTCTCGGAGATGTCCGACGAACGACCGGTCAAGGCGATCCGGATCATGGGCGAGGACCTGGTCCTCTTCCGGCGGGACGACGGCCCCGCATCCAACGGTCCCGCATCGGACCTGCCCGCATCGGACGGCGACGAGACGGTACGCCCTCAGAGCTCAGCCGGGGCCGGGCCCGTGGCCGGCCCGTGGGGCCTGGTCGGCCGGTACTGCGCCCACCGGGGTGTCGACCTCTCCTACGGACGCCGGGAGAACGGCGGACTGCGATGCCTCTACCACGGGTGGCTGTACGGCCCGGACGGCCGCTGCCTGGAGCAGCCCGCGGAACCCGAGCACAGCAACTTCGCCGCCAAGGTGCGTATCCCGAGCTACCCCTGCGTGGAGCGCAACGGCATCGTCTTCGCCTACCTCGGCACCGGTGCCCCGCCGCCCTTCCCGGCGTACGACTGCTTCCGCGCTCCCGAGGAGTACACCTTCGCCTTCAAGGGCTGGTGGGAGTGCAACTGGCTGCAGGGCGTGGAAGGCGGGATCGACCCGAGCCACGTCTCCTTCCTGCACCGCTTCGTCGGCGAGGACCCGCGCGAGGTGTACGGGCAGCAGTTCAGCGAGGAGGTGGAGGGCACCGGGAAGAAGCTCTCCGAACTGGTCGGCGACAACTTCCGGCCGGACATCGAGGTGGAGAGCGCCGAGCACGGCCTGCGGGTCTTCGCGCTGCGCGAACTCACCGAGGACGTCAGGCATGTACGGATCACCAACCTGGTGTTCCCCAATGCCTTCGTGGTGCCCTTCGGCAACGGCAAGGTCTTCTGCCAGTGGCACGTCCCGATCGACGACGAGAACCACTACTGGTTCATGATCCTCTACGACTTCGAAGAGGTCACCGACAAGGACACGTTGCTGGCACAGCGCCTCGCTGAGGTCTCGCTCCCCGACTACCGGCCGCTGCGCAACCGCTCGAACGACTGGGGCTTCGATCCCAAGGAGCAGCGGGAACTCACGTACACCGGCATGGGGTTGGACATCAACGTCCATGACCAGTGGGCGGTGGAGAGCATGGGGCCCGTCCAGGACCGGACCGTCGAGCGGCTCGGCGTGTCCGACCGTGCCGTGACCGCCAACCGCAGACTGCTGCTCAAGGCGATCACCTCGTTCGAGAGCGGTCATCCGGTGCCCGGTCTGCCGATCGACGCGCGGGCGGCCGAGGAGCTGACCGGGCCCCTGGCCATCGACACCATCACGCCCACGGACGGCTGGGAAGAGGCCTGGCGGCGACGGGAGTCGGAGCGGCGCGCGCGGTCGCCGTGGGCCGGGCGGGAGGTGACCGGTGCGCAGCGCTGA